The following coding sequences are from one Arachis hypogaea cultivar Tifrunner chromosome 7, arahy.Tifrunner.gnm2.J5K5, whole genome shotgun sequence window:
- the LOC112702379 gene encoding phosphoinositide phospholipase C 2 translates to MSSKQTYSVCFCCRRRFKLAAAEAPPEIKSMFGKYSDDNELMTASHLQKFMVEVQCQQNATEEEAQAIIDSLKHFHRKGLNLDAFFKYLFSDSNLPLLPSLGVHHDMNLPLSHYFIYTGHNSYLTGNQLSSDCSDIPIIKALERGVRVIELDIWPNASKDNIDVLHGRTLTTPVELIRCLNSIKEHAFVASEYPVVITLEDHLTPDLQAKVAEMVAQTFGEILFSPGSEALKEFPSPESLKRRIIISTKPPKEYLEAKDKVDDPPQEKASGDNPKHRKVSGDDEAWGKEVPSLKGGTIADYKDNEDEENFDGEEDLDEGDKSSHHNEASEYRRLIAIHAGKPKGGITECLKVDPEKVTRLSLSEQQLEKAAMTYGKEIVRFTQRNILRVYPKGTRIDSSNYNPLIGWMHGAQMVAFNMQGYGRSLWLMYGMFKANGGCGYVKKPDFLLKNGPNGEIFDPKAKLPVKTTLKVTVYMGEGWYYDFEHTHFDQYSPPDFYTRVGIAGVPDDTVMRRTKAIEDNWVPSWNETFEFPLTVPELALLRIEVHEYDMSEKDDFGGQSCLPVWELRSGIRAVPLYSRKGDKYNTVKLLMRFEFY, encoded by the exons ATGTCATCTAAACAGACGTACAGCGTGTGCTTCTGCTGCCGGCGGCGCTTCAAGCTTGCGGCGGCGGAGGCACCGCCGGAGATCAAGTCTATGTTCGGAAAATACTCAGACGACAACGAGCTCATGACAGCTTCGCACCTTCAAAAGTTCATGGTTGAGGTTCAGTGCCAACAAAACGCCACTGAAGAGGAAGCTCAAGCCATCATCGATAGCCTCAAGCATTTCCACCGAAAGGGTCTCAATCTCGATGCTTTCTTCAAATATCTCTTCAGTGACTCCAACCTTCCCTTGCTTCCTTCTCTTGGA GTTCACCATGACATGAATTTACCCTTGTCCCATTATTTCATATATACCGGACATAATTCCTATCTAACTGGGAATCAACTTAGCAGTGACTGCAGTGATATCCCCATCATAAAGGCACTGGAGAGAGGTGTAAGGGTCATTGAATTAGACATTTGGCCTAATGCATCGAAGGATAATATCGATGTTCTTCATGGAAG gACATTGACTACTCCGGTTGAGCTTATCAGATGTTTGAATTCTATCAAAGAACATGCCTTTGTTGCATCAGAGTATCCAGTTGTAATAACATTGGAAGACCACCTTACTCCGGATCTTCAGGCTAAAGTAGCCGAG ATGGTAGCTCAAACATTTGGGGAAATACTATTTTCTCCTGGATCAGAAGCCTTGAAGGAATTCCCTTCTCCTGAATCACTTAAAAGGAGGATCATTATATCAACCAAACCGCCTAAAGAGTACCTTGAGGCAAAGGACAAAGTCGATGATCCACCGCAGGAAAAAGCTTCAGGGGACAATCCAAAGCATCGAAAGGTTTCAGGCGATGATGAAGCTTGGGGGAAGGAAGTCCCAAGCTTGAAAGGTGGAACTATTGCTGATTACAAG GACAATGAGGATGAAGAAAATTTTGATGGCGAGGAAGATCTCGACGAAGGTGATAAGTCATCACACCACAACGAAGCTTCAGAATATAGACGTTTAATTGCCATTCATGCTGGGAAGccgaaaggtggcataactgagTGCCTCAAAGTGGATCCTGAAAAAGTGACACGTCTAAGTTTAAGTGAGCAACAACTTGAAAAGGCTGCTATGACTTATGGAAAAGAAATTGTCAG GTTTACGCAGcggaatatattaagggtgtatCCAAAAGGTACTCGCATCGATTCATCAAATTATAACCCATTAATTGGATGGATGCATGGGGCTCAAATGGTTGCATTTAACATGCAG GGATACGGTAGATCTCTTTGGTTGATGTATGGAATGTTCAAAGCCAATGGAGGGTGTGGTTATGTTAAAAAACCAGATTTTCTGTTAAAGAATGGTCCAAATGGTGAGATATTCGATCCTAAAGCGAAGTTACCTGTGAAGACTACTTTGAAG GTGACTGTTTATATGGGAGAAGGATGGTATTATGATTTCGAGCATACACACTTTGATCAATACTCACCTCCAGATTTTTACACAAGA GTGGGGATTGCTGGAGTCCCTGATGATACCGTCATGAGAAGAACTAAGGCGATAGAGGATAACTGGGTGCCTTCTTGGAACGAAACTTTCGAGTTTCCATTAACTGTTCCGGAACTTGCACTGCTTCGAATTGAGGTTCACGAGTACGATATGTCTGAGAAGGATGACTTTGGTGGCCAATCATGCCTACCTGTTTGGGAGCTGAGAAGCGGCATTCGAGCCGTTCCACTGTATAGCCGCAAGGGAGACAAATACAACACTGTGAAGCTTCTTATGCGCTTtgaattttattga